From Oreochromis niloticus isolate F11D_XX linkage group LG14, O_niloticus_UMD_NMBU, whole genome shotgun sequence, one genomic window encodes:
- the LOC100691837 gene encoding muscleblind-like protein 1 isoform X1 — protein MAVNVTPIRDTKWLTLEVCREFQRGTCSRPDSECKFAHPAKSCQVENGRVIACFDSLKGRCSRENCKYLHPPPHLKTQLEINGRNNLIQQKNMAMLAQQMQLANAMMPGTQLQPVPMFSVTPSLATNANAAAAAAAAFNPYLGPVSPGLMPADILPSAPVLVTSNPSVPIPAAAAAAAAAQKLMRTDRLEVCREYQRGNCTRGENDCRFAHPADSTMIDTNDNTVTVCMDYIKGRCSREKCKYFHPPAHLQAKIKATQHQVNQAAAAAAMTQSAVKSLKRPLDATFDLGLPPVLPPLPKRPALEKANGATTMFNAGVFPYQQALANMQFQQQAAFIPSGSILCMTPATSVVPMMHGATPATVSAATTSATSVPFATATANQIPIISADHLTSHKYVTQM, from the exons ATGGCGGTGAATGTGACACCGATCCGGGACACAAAGTGGCTGACACTGGAGGTTTGTCGGGAATTCCAGAGAGGAACTTGTTCACGACCAGACAGTGAGTGCAAGTTCGCCCACCCTGCCAAGAGCTGTCAAGTGGAAAATGGCAGAGTCATTGCCTGTTTTGACTCTCTCAAG GGCCGCTGTTCCAGGGAGAACTGTAAGTAcctgcatcctcctcctcacctaAAGACCCAGCTGGAGATCAATGGAAGAAACAACCTCATCCAGCAGAAAAACATGGCCATGCTGGCCCAGCAGATGCAGCTCGCTAACGCCATGATGCCCGGCACACAGCTACAACCAGTG CCCATGTTTTCAGTCACACCCAGCCTTGCAACCAATGCCAATGCTGCTGCAGCAGCGGCTGCTGCGTTTAACCCCTACCTTGGCCCTGTGTCGCCCGGCCTGATGCCCGCTGACATCTTGCCCAGTGCCCCCGTACTGGTCACCAGCAACCCCAGCGTTCCCatacctgctgctgctgctgccgccgctGCTGCGCAGAAACTCATGAGGACAGACAGACTGGAG GTATGCCGGGAATATCAGCGGGGTAACTGCACGCGTGGGGAGAACGACTGTCGCTTTGCCCATCCTGCAGATAGCACCATGATCGACACCAACGACAACACAGTCACTGTGTGTATGGACTACATAAAGGGCCGCTGCTCGAGGGAGAAGTGCAAGTACTTTCACCCTCCGGCTCACCTGCAGGCCAAAATCAAAGCCACTCAACACCAAGTCAACcaagctgcagctgctgcagccatG ACTCAGTCGGCTGTCAAATCACTGAAGCGACCCCTCGACGCAACTTTTGATCTG GGGCTCCCTCCCGTCTTGCCTCCTTTACCAAAGAGACCTGCACTTGAAAAAGCCAACGGTGCCACCACTATGTTCAATGCTGGTGTATTCCCGTACCAACAGGCCCTGGCCAACATGCAGTTTCAGCAGCAGGCTGCCTTCATACCATCAG GCTCGATATTGTGCATGACACCTGCAACAAGTGTTG TACCCATGATGCACGGTGCTACCCCAGCCACTGTGTCTGCAGCCACCACATCTGCCACAAGTGTTCCCTTTGCAACAGCAACAGCCAATCAG ATTCCAATAATATCTGCAGACCATCTGACTAGTCACAAGTATGTGACCCAGATGTAG